A window from Gottschalkiaceae bacterium SANA encodes these proteins:
- a CDS encoding RimK family alpha-L-glutamate ligase, whose translation MEWIVRAASEEEIELTRVKNDQLLVMVDKGWGWVESSVIIDVDFVLFWDKDLLLAKQFENMGIRVYNSSEAIEVCDNKMKTHQVLAEAGIPMATTIFAPFIYNNMVRKNFEYLDRVIAKLGFPLVVKEAYGSFGQQVALMENREDLENWILKVGGRPHLYQRYIRESHGEDLRLNVVGGKVVAAMKRSSETDFRANITLGGRMESYLPSDEEAELAIEAAAKLGLDFAGVDLLQTREGPVICEVNSNVHFISLEACTGIDTAVHVMRWIKSGEQIS comes from the coding sequence ATGGAATGGATTGTCCGTGCTGCTTCCGAAGAGGAGATCGAGTTGACACGGGTGAAAAATGACCAGCTCTTGGTGATGGTTGACAAGGGATGGGGATGGGTGGAATCATCCGTGATCATTGATGTGGATTTTGTCTTGTTTTGGGATAAAGATCTGTTGTTGGCGAAACAATTTGAAAATATGGGAATACGGGTTTATAATTCTTCTGAAGCAATTGAAGTTTGCGACAACAAGATGAAAACACACCAGGTGCTGGCAGAGGCAGGGATTCCCATGGCAACCACTATTTTTGCTCCCTTTATTTACAATAATATGGTTCGGAAAAATTTCGAGTATTTGGATCGGGTGATTGCGAAACTAGGATTTCCTCTGGTGGTGAAAGAGGCCTATGGGTCCTTTGGTCAACAGGTGGCCTTAATGGAAAATCGAGAAGACTTGGAAAACTGGATTTTGAAGGTTGGAGGACGGCCGCATTTGTATCAGCGGTATATTCGGGAAAGTCATGGAGAAGATTTAAGGCTTAATGTAGTGGGCGGCAAAGTAGTGGCGGCAATGAAACGATCTTCGGAAACTGATTTTCGGGCGAATATTACCTTGGGTGGCCGGATGGAGTCCTATTTGCCTTCTGACGAGGAAGCTGAATTGGCCATAGAAGCAGCAGCAAAATTAGGACTCGATTTTGCTGGTGTAGATTTGCTTCAAACCCGTGAGGGACCGGTGATTTGCGAGGTGAATTCGAATGTTCATTTCATAAGCTTAGAGGCGTGCACAGGTATTGATACGGCAGTGCATGTAATGCGCTGGATAAAAAGCGGAGAACAGATCTCATGA
- a CDS encoding ABC transporter ATP-binding protein: protein MSLIEVKDIKKVYRLGSEKVHALRGVSFNIEAGEVCVILGKSGSGKSTLLNMMAGLEKPTRGSVKIKGEVVTKMSEKKLAMFRQKNVGFIFQSYNLMGALTALENVAMPLTFRGISSKKRNAAAKKMLENVGLGDRVKHKPNQMSGGQQQRVGIARALVGKAEVVFADEPTGNLDSKTSDEVMQLMVDICKRNNQALVIVTHDGSVGQYADKIVSVLDGEVQNIVVKGEKQDEQA, encoded by the coding sequence ATGAGTCTGATAGAAGTGAAAGATATTAAAAAAGTATATCGATTGGGAAGTGAGAAAGTACATGCACTTCGTGGCGTTTCTTTTAATATTGAAGCCGGTGAGGTTTGTGTGATCTTGGGAAAATCAGGATCAGGTAAATCGACATTGTTGAATATGATGGCGGGTTTGGAAAAGCCTACCCGAGGAAGTGTCAAGATCAAGGGAGAAGTCGTCACCAAGATGAGCGAAAAGAAATTAGCGATGTTTCGACAAAAAAACGTTGGATTTATTTTCCAATCGTACAATTTGATGGGGGCTTTAACAGCACTTGAGAATGTCGCAATGCCGTTGACTTTTCGTGGAATAAGCAGTAAAAAACGAAACGCGGCAGCAAAAAAAATGCTGGAGAATGTTGGCTTGGGTGATCGAGTGAAACACAAGCCCAATCAAATGTCCGGAGGCCAGCAGCAGCGTGTGGGCATTGCCCGTGCACTAGTTGGGAAAGCCGAGGTGGTATTTGCCGATGAGCCGACGGGAAACCTCGATTCCAAAACTAGTGATGAGGTCATGCAGCTGATGGTGGATATTTGCAAACGCAACAATCAAGCGTTGGTCATTGTCACCCATGATGGAAGTGTTGGACAATATGCCGATAAGATCGTTTCAGTCTTAGACGGCGAAGTGCAGAATATCGTAGTGAAAGGGGAAAAACAAGATGAGCAAGCGTAA
- a CDS encoding N(4)-(beta-N-acetylglucosaminyl)-L-asparaginase: protein MKYGMIATWKMAYEGVLEGTEKLRKGKEVSEAVICTVESVENNPAYRSVGFGGLPNRLGQVELDAAYMNGENLSFGAVMAVKNIKNPIRVARHLSQFQRNNLLAGAGAEAFAAVYGYESTKLLTKESRQRWKDKVEAGFMAEKIEAYDGHDTVCVIGLDNRGRMGNGVSTSGLFMKQPGRVGDSPVIGSGFYCDSRVGAASATGVGEDIMKGCLSYQIVSLIKAGVNCQAACENVLFEHEADLKGRGIQPGSMSVIAMDKNGNFGGATTQKEFPFVVSREEMEATIFVAQNDGKVHRVIKATKEWKDNYLGD, encoded by the coding sequence ATGAAGTATGGGATGATTGCTACATGGAAAATGGCTTATGAAGGGGTCCTTGAAGGTACTGAAAAATTGAGGAAGGGAAAGGAAGTCTCGGAGGCTGTTATTTGTACAGTTGAGTCGGTAGAGAACAATCCGGCTTATCGATCTGTTGGTTTTGGCGGCTTGCCAAATCGACTTGGCCAAGTCGAATTGGATGCCGCTTATATGAATGGAGAGAATTTGAGTTTTGGTGCTGTGATGGCAGTAAAAAATATTAAAAATCCCATTCGAGTTGCAAGGCATTTAAGTCAATTCCAGCGAAATAACCTATTGGCAGGCGCTGGCGCGGAAGCGTTCGCGGCAGTCTATGGATATGAAAGCACGAAGTTGCTGACGAAAGAGTCGCGCCAGCGATGGAAAGACAAAGTGGAAGCGGGGTTTATGGCCGAAAAGATTGAAGCATATGACGGACACGATACCGTTTGTGTCATTGGATTGGATAACAGGGGGAGAATGGGCAACGGCGTTTCGACCTCTGGCTTATTTATGAAACAGCCGGGTCGTGTTGGAGATAGTCCGGTGATCGGATCGGGATTTTATTGTGATAGTCGGGTTGGTGCTGCAAGTGCAACAGGTGTGGGTGAAGATATTATGAAGGGATGCTTGTCCTATCAGATTGTTTCTTTGATCAAAGCGGGAGTAAATTGTCAGGCAGCTTGTGAGAACGTTTTGTTTGAACATGAGGCAGATTTAAAGGGGCGAGGAATTCAGCCAGGCAGCATGTCGGTAATTGCTATGGATAAAAACGGAAACTTTGGTGGTGCAACGACCCAAAAGGAATTTCCCTTTGTGGTGAGCCGTGAAGAGATGGAAGCAACCATTTTTGTAGCACAAAATGATGGTAAGGTTCATCGGGTAATCAAGGCGACAAAAGAATGGAAAGATAATTATTTAGGTGATTGA
- a CDS encoding RimK family alpha-L-glutamate ligase → MTGWILYCREDAEKNSAYIRWFQDEGKLLGMRIDLKILEDVEGLQEQVLPDFVLNRSRDAEISEQLEALGVRCVNPAWVSRIANDKLETYRFFKEHQIPMLPTWGVIVDKNLKNQKACGYPLVAKSVDGHGGSEVFLVENAEAWNLVMESLLGRKIVIQKMCGMIGRDLRIFVLEGEAIAAVLRESESDFRANYSLGGQIRLVELTEAQKRIVKKICQVFPMEWGGIDLLFDSEDHFYLNEVEDAVGSRSLSQLTDLNIARMVLSYIQRS, encoded by the coding sequence ATGACCGGGTGGATATTATATTGTCGAGAAGATGCAGAAAAGAACAGTGCTTATATTCGGTGGTTTCAAGATGAAGGGAAATTGCTGGGGATGAGGATTGACCTTAAGATTCTAGAAGACGTAGAGGGATTACAGGAGCAAGTGCTCCCAGATTTTGTTTTGAATCGATCACGGGATGCCGAAATTTCGGAACAATTGGAGGCCCTTGGTGTGCGGTGTGTAAACCCAGCGTGGGTCAGTCGAATAGCCAATGACAAGTTGGAAACCTATCGTTTTTTTAAGGAACATCAAATCCCAATGTTACCAACATGGGGAGTCATTGTGGATAAAAACTTGAAAAACCAAAAGGCCTGTGGATATCCTTTGGTTGCGAAATCTGTTGATGGGCATGGCGGTTCTGAGGTGTTTTTAGTGGAGAACGCTGAAGCGTGGAATTTGGTTATGGAGTCGTTACTTGGAAGAAAAATTGTGATACAAAAGATGTGTGGAATGATCGGACGCGATTTACGAATCTTCGTATTAGAAGGAGAGGCCATTGCGGCTGTGCTACGGGAATCAGAGAGTGATTTTCGGGCGAATTATTCCCTCGGTGGTCAAATTCGATTGGTAGAGTTGACGGAAGCACAGAAGCGAATTGTTAAAAAAATATGCCAAGTCTTCCCCATGGAATGGGGCGGGATTGATTTGCTTTTTGACTCGGAAGATCATTTTTACCTGAACGAGGTGGAGGATGCAGTCGGAAGCCGCTCCCTTTCACAATTAACGGATCTGAATATTGCACGCATGGTGTTAAGCTATATACAGCGCAGTTAG
- a CDS encoding ABC transporter permease — MNNIDLFLMGIRNLWRRKARTFLTVLGVIIGTTAIIVMVSLGLGMERAFMEQMESMGSLTNITVYKNWEGGSDTELNQKAIDKFKKIENVEAVLAQKNSYMKISTGKYIASLGINGVDLDALQAFGFKTTEGRLLEETDKNGLLFGAQAMDEFYNPRKKQNRWEQEVEIDLLEQKRMVITTDQMYGEPVQDMSGDMKRPKPHDTKVVGILEESQDIRGWGIYMDINDMQKILEADAKITGQKFDKKLVYDDVTIKVNSVDNVAAVSETLKTQGYQTWSMTDMLEEMRNTARTIQLVLAGIGAVSLFVAAIGITNTMVMSIYERTREIGVMKVLGSRLVDIKRLFLFEAALIGGIGGLIGLGLSFGVSKLINSVGTGALGMGEVSGISYIPVWLAAAGIGFSMLIGLISGYYPAKRAMNLSALDAIRTE, encoded by the coding sequence ATGAATAATATCGATCTTTTCCTGATGGGGATACGAAATCTCTGGCGGAGAAAAGCGAGAACTTTCCTAACGGTCTTGGGCGTGATTATCGGGACAACAGCCATTATTGTCATGGTTTCCTTGGGCCTTGGGATGGAACGCGCGTTTATGGAGCAAATGGAGTCAATGGGAAGTCTGACCAATATAACCGTATATAAGAATTGGGAAGGCGGATCTGATACAGAATTAAATCAAAAAGCGATTGACAAGTTCAAAAAAATAGAAAATGTTGAGGCTGTATTGGCACAAAAAAACTCCTATATGAAAATCAGTACGGGAAAGTATATAGCGAGTTTGGGAATTAACGGTGTTGATTTGGATGCCTTGCAGGCCTTTGGCTTTAAAACAACAGAAGGACGATTGCTTGAAGAGACTGATAAGAATGGATTGTTGTTCGGGGCTCAGGCTATGGATGAGTTTTACAACCCAAGAAAGAAACAAAATCGGTGGGAACAAGAGGTTGAAATCGATTTGCTTGAGCAGAAGCGAATGGTGATCACCACGGATCAAATGTATGGCGAACCCGTGCAAGATATGAGTGGAGATATGAAGCGGCCCAAGCCTCACGATACCAAGGTTGTTGGTATCTTGGAAGAATCTCAGGATATACGAGGTTGGGGCATTTATATGGACATCAATGATATGCAGAAAATCTTGGAAGCGGATGCAAAAATAACGGGACAAAAATTCGATAAAAAGCTTGTTTATGACGATGTAACCATTAAGGTAAATAGCGTCGACAATGTAGCGGCGGTTTCAGAAACCTTAAAGACACAGGGCTATCAAACCTGGAGCATGACAGATATGCTAGAGGAAATGCGCAATACGGCTCGAACCATTCAATTGGTTTTGGCGGGAATTGGTGCGGTTTCTTTATTTGTAGCTGCGATCGGGATTACCAATACCATGGTCATGTCCATTTATGAAAGAACTCGTGAGATTGGTGTTATGAAGGTTTTAGGATCCCGTTTGGTTGATATCAAGCGACTCTTCCTGTTTGAAGCCGCCTTGATTGGCGGGATCGGGGGTTTGATCGGTCTGGGATTAAGCTTCGGGGTCTCGAAATTAATCAACTCGGTGGGTACAGGGGCTCTGGGGATGGGAGAAGTTTCCGGAATCTCTTATATTCCAGTTTGGTTGGCTGCCGCAGGTATTGGATTTTCCATGCTGATTGGTTTGATTTCGGGATATTATCCGGCAAAAAGAGCGATGAATTTGTCTGCTTTGGATGCAATACGCACAGAGTAG
- the rihB gene encoding ribosylpyrimidine nucleosidase, whose protein sequence is MKKEKIILDVDTGSDDAIAIICAALHPQLDLLALTTVCGNKPVPNTTENTLRVVDLLGKNIPVYRGCAEPMVAELIPERHAETRQTASSAVQDGQVIEYHGDYLEIPPATSKIQRKSAVSYLIDTLIESDGDITLIAVGPLTNLGVAFRADPRITEKIKRIVIMGGGHEVGNRTPSAEFNIWKDPEAAQIVFTSGCEILLVPLDATHVGVVTYAESKAIREINTPVAIAVSDFMDQRIKAYDALQPMAIAGSTPPHDALAVLAAVDESILDDIQLKRVDVDFGGGLADGRTIVDNRIPTDNPPNIRFAFNCHREKFVKMLTETIALSKTL, encoded by the coding sequence ATGAAAAAGGAAAAGATTATTTTAGATGTAGATACGGGATCCGATGACGCTATAGCCATTATTTGTGCAGCTCTTCACCCTCAACTGGATTTATTGGCACTGACAACGGTTTGCGGGAACAAGCCGGTGCCCAATACAACAGAAAACACCCTTCGCGTGGTTGATCTACTGGGAAAGAATATTCCTGTTTACCGAGGTTGTGCAGAACCCATGGTGGCAGAATTAATTCCAGAACGACATGCTGAAACGAGACAAACAGCCTCAAGCGCTGTTCAAGATGGTCAAGTCATTGAATATCATGGTGACTATTTGGAAATTCCACCTGCAACCAGTAAAATACAAAGAAAAAGCGCCGTATCCTATTTGATTGATACCCTAATAGAATCAGACGGTGATATCACCTTAATCGCAGTAGGACCACTTACCAACCTCGGTGTTGCTTTTCGGGCAGACCCGCGCATTACTGAAAAAATCAAGCGGATTGTTATTATGGGTGGCGGTCATGAAGTTGGCAACCGAACTCCGTCGGCAGAGTTTAATATCTGGAAGGATCCCGAAGCAGCACAAATTGTCTTTACATCCGGATGTGAAATTTTACTGGTTCCCCTTGATGCAACTCATGTTGGCGTTGTTACATATGCAGAGAGTAAAGCGATTCGAGAAATCAACACCCCTGTAGCCATCGCTGTTTCCGATTTTATGGATCAACGTATCAAAGCATACGACGCCCTACAACCCATGGCAATCGCCGGTTCCACGCCTCCTCACGATGCCTTGGCTGTATTGGCAGCAGTGGACGAGTCCATCTTGGATGATATTCAATTAAAACGAGTCGATGTAGACTTTGGTGGTGGCCTAGCCGACGGAAGAACCATTGTCGACAATCGCATACCAACCGATAATCCACCCAATATTCGCTTTGCTTTCAATTGCCATCGTGAAAAATTCGTAAAGATGTTGACGGAGACAATTGCATTGTCAAAAACTTTATAG
- a CDS encoding GntR family transcriptional regulator: MKFDNNRPIYLQIISEIRKDLASGTLVAGQKLPSVRQLAIDYKVNPNTIQRTFRELEGMGMTFTKRGMGTFITEDKEMIEEIKINVVEGYVNAYIESMKALNLSNEEIVEIVQKRLGGVA, translated from the coding sequence ATGAAATTCGATAACAACCGCCCCATTTATTTACAGATTATATCGGAAATACGCAAGGATCTTGCGTCGGGAACTTTGGTTGCGGGACAAAAATTGCCATCAGTTCGTCAATTGGCCATCGACTATAAAGTGAATCCAAACACCATTCAGCGAACATTCCGTGAGCTAGAGGGAATGGGAATGACCTTTACCAAGAGAGGAATGGGTACTTTTATTACGGAGGATAAAGAAATGATTGAAGAGATTAAAATCAACGTTGTGGAAGGGTATGTGAATGCATATATTGAATCCATGAAAGCATTGAATTTGTCCAATGAAGAGATCGTTGAAATTGTACAGAAACGATTGGGAGGTGTAGCATGA
- a CDS encoding ABC transporter ATP-binding protein, with translation MNTRIEITNLQKKYGRKVVIQDMDLTLESGKVYGLLGPNGQGKTTLIKCIAGLLTPEKGQILINGEMRETRHKGMISMLADKDLFYKWMTVEDTINFYDTFFEDFDRADSEELIRFMELVPQEKVEKLSKGMKARLKLVLVLSRKAKIYLLDEPLSGIDPVSREKIVETILGRIRQDAVMVISSHMVHAIESLLDEVIMLSNGKIIAKEEAEVIRSEKGISIDEYYLEVFRHA, from the coding sequence ATGAACACACGAATAGAAATTACAAACCTTCAAAAAAAATATGGTCGAAAAGTTGTCATTCAGGACATGGACTTGACCCTGGAAAGCGGTAAGGTCTATGGCTTGTTAGGACCTAATGGACAAGGGAAAACAACCTTAATCAAGTGCATTGCAGGCCTTTTGACTCCAGAAAAGGGACAAATTCTAATCAATGGAGAAATGAGAGAAACGCGCCATAAGGGTATGATTTCCATGTTGGCGGACAAAGATCTGTTTTATAAGTGGATGACGGTAGAGGATACCATTAACTTTTATGATACCTTTTTCGAAGATTTTGATCGTGCAGACAGCGAAGAATTGATTCGCTTTATGGAGTTAGTGCCACAGGAGAAAGTGGAAAAACTATCCAAGGGTATGAAGGCGAGACTGAAATTGGTTTTGGTGCTATCAAGAAAAGCAAAAATATACTTATTGGATGAACCCTTAAGTGGGATTGATCCGGTATCGCGGGAAAAAATTGTTGAGACCATTTTAGGTCGAATCCGCCAGGATGCGGTTATGGTGATTTCTAGTCATATGGTGCATGCGATCGAATCCTTGTTGGATGAAGTCATTATGCTTTCGAACGGGAAGATTATTGCCAAGGAAGAGGCGGAAGTGATTCGAAGCGAGAAAGGTATTTCGATTGACGAGTATTATTTGGAGGTGTTCAGACATGCTTAA